The nucleotide window TactcgcctattatttgaactatAGGCAAAGTAAAACTTCACCATAGTCTCgtagtcaatgacaaaacagttcaACACAGTTAAGTACTTTCACTATggactgacaaggggttaccatcgaaaacatagcctgaaaaaagcaacacttaatccaataatgtttgaatgactgaatagaaaatcctaaggatatttatcctgcagaggagttgctgcttgcTGATCTTGTGACAGtatgtcttcagctgtgctttatatccgtttttcgctatagaccaggtttttcttggtcagtggtgtaatgatttttagagtgtgtaagatagcgatttttggatcatgcgccagaccacaccttatgtcgttaattgccacacccctggtgcaaggtttaataaaagtggagcgcatggcgaaaaattcctttctttattgagtgtaagataagaataagccttgCTTCACGCGTTGCGCCACCTTAGAATATGTAGTAGTAGCGCAGGATGCACCATTTATCTTCCCTTTAGCCCTTTATCTTCACTGTTACTGTTTAACTACTTAATTTTGCTGTTTGACAATGTCACAGTATTGTTttgaaattacattttactgAATTTCTCAAAGATATTATGCATCAATGTTTCCTTATTGATAGATCTATAAGAATCAAACTTTTGGTGTGCTACATGTTTTGAACAGTTTATACtgttgaaaaataaacaaatgtccTCCTTTATCAATGTTACAATAAACACTTCATATATTCTGACTCTCTTTATGCAATGACTATCTTTGTCCTTTGGTGTGACGTTTTGTCCTATGGTGtgacaaacataaaacaacagaaaaataaTCTTAATTTCAAAATATCTTTTACAAAAAGTCAGGTTTGGCATTAGGGGAGTTACAATAATATCTCCTCTTAGATAGCTACAATTTTTGTAACAGTTTTGTAGGGTTGGCGAAAAAGTTTTATTGACATTCATAGGAAAAAGTTAATCAAGTTCATCTATTCATGGTGAAAATTATTCTAATTAGTATTTTGATGTAAAATAAATATCACTTTAAGaaatgaatgttttaataatgtgAACAATTCTGTCTGAGGTATTTTTTATGTTATTTAATATAATTTCTTGATACCTTTTTAAATGTCACACCATAGGACACATTTACAATGCAGTTGAGTGAAAACGTGAAAATAATATGTTAAGTCATTGACAAAATGAGTGACCAGTActattttctgaaactgcagTTGTCATACTCcataaatatatgtattttttctaaaaaagtgATGTTTTCCAAAAAAAGTACTTTTTCTTGGCCATTTGTGTAAATtgcgtggtaattacctttatgttggggtaacttgtaacttcttacatgaggagctggtagtgttaagtgcatagacagtaaaataaagtgacaacgctaaccaggctaataaacaaaccatgctacggtgagttaatgtcaaagggcaaagtcacgtgacttcaagttgtagtctgtttataaaatgaaaggagcaatttcgttttttttttaaaggcaaaatagtgtgatattttcacagttagtaggctagattattcctttacacacaataaaaaaaatattgaggcaaattgtagacccttccatatacagctaaacacagatgttgaaggtcttgcttaagtggatttttaaaaataatttttctatgtaatttgcactttcagaaataagagatgctgtaggcctattttcagttttatagctgattgtcttattttgtttacaagttacagatggagtctgggtacttattgtactgtttagcctacatcttacacacttcaggctgttgcagatagctcagggaagagactgtatgacactaggtggtacagcctgagacatgtaccaaaaaaaaatgctttctgcatttttgttttgcttttccctccattgtaccaaactcgtaccgaaccgtgatgtccgaaccgaggtatgaaccgaaccgtgacttctgtgtaccgttacacccctacaaTCAACCATTGTTCTTACCTGATATGGCTTTAGGGACATCAATGTAAATGGCCAATTCACAGTTTTTCCTCATACCTGTAAAATAAACATTCATTTGTCAGTTTCTTCTTCAGTAAGTTCTCACCTCACTAAATAATTTCCCGTTTCCATCAGGAATAAAATACAACAAAATCCATAAAACACAGCTCTCTGAATGAATCCTTGCAAGAGTGAATGAAAGAGCGCAAGAGTGAATGAATATCTCCATCCCACCGCTAATAACTCCCTGTTCTCCTGGCAGTCCAGGTGCcagatgtatgtgtgttctgCCCATCCTGCTCAGGCCCTGGTTGCGGATGGAGGGCCAGTGTTTCAGGTAGGAGCCATGGATTCCCTCCTGTGGGAAGTCCTGAGCTTCAGGGTGCACTGCTCTCAGCTCCAGATCTGCCACCTTTCAACAAAAATGTGAATCAAGAACAGCTCTCCAACCTTGGaaatgtttatgttttgttcTTTACTCCTTTAACAGTTTCATGTTCCTAACATTAGAAGGGCAATCTGAGAGCGCACACCTCCACTAGGGCCAATATGCTCCATTTCGGAATattaaaaaggggggggggggggggggggggggctatatcTACTCCAAAATGTCATGGGTAGGCCTACTTGCTTGGCCCAAACACCcctccaccaagtttcatgaaaatcTGCTGTCAGACACACCAATAGATCTGAAAGACATAATTTAACATAACTAGTTTAcacttaggcctacttgtaCTGAGTGGCCCTGATTGGCTCTTATCTGCAGACGCCCGTTCTCTGGGTGCCTGCGCAGTTTGAACCTCTGCTTGTCATTGTTGGCCACCACCCTCTCCACATCTTCCAGCGAGAATGACCGAAACTGGGGATGTGAGATGAGATcatccacaaacacaaagcCATCTGCAAAAGGggatttaaaacattttactaTACAGTATAAGTCAGCACAGACCATCAGGAAGGTCCAACCGTCAAGACATGCCTTTCGGGTTTCTTACCCGAGTTCATGTGCAGCCCCATTTTACTTGCTCCGTGCCGCAGCGCATATGTCATTGATTTCGATAAACGCACATCTGGCGTGTCCTATGGAAGAGACAAATACAAACTGAACCAAAGCACATTGTCACTGGCCTATCCTTATTTAGTTAGGGGtgctaggctatatatatacacCACAGCATGGGGCATCGCCATATCCTCACCTCCCTGCCTCGGTTCCCACTTCGCCTCCCTCTTCCACCTTTTCCACTACTCTGCATATCCATAATTTAGAGGccaagaaaaacaaaagttaAGTCCTTACAAATTGATGTGAATTAACCTGGATGCACTCCGGATTTTGGTTTTGTGGATCATATGGCCTTACGGTGCGTATAATAGCAACTACGGGAATAAGACAGCGTAAACTTTAGAACGTAAACACGTGAAAACTAAGGAACAATTTTGGAGTCGATTTAGAGTTTTGCCTCACTGTTCCACGAACGTCTTAGTAGTGTGAAACTAGCGACAGTaaagaaaattccaatatggccgccattcgcgaatcattcaaaataaaagtcagaaCATAGTCATTACTTTTTCAATGAAAAAGTAATGAATATGTTTAAAAATTATTAATTTAAAACTGTATTGTGTTACCAAAGGGAAAGTAAATttagaaaataattaaataagacATTTAAATCGAAAATACACATTAGAATGCTATATTTTTTCAACGTCAATATAATTAAACTGTGTggatgtgaaaacaataagttgtgcatatctaaaaggggggtgaaatggaatccttataacatgtactttcagaatatatatagatatttataccaagttcgcctttgtaggttacaggccatactaactctgtaccgagtcatatactttaGGCCtgtcattgacatacactgttgaacttcaaattgtgtggctgtgaaaacaataagttgtgcatatgtaaaagtggggtcaaatgaaatcattataacatgtactttcagaatatatatagatatttataccaagttcgcctttgtaggtaccaggccatactaactctgtaccgagtcatatactttaGGCCtgtcattgacatacactgttgaacttcaaattgtgtggctgtgaaaacaataagttgtgcatatgtaaaagtggggtgaaatggaatccttataacatgtactttcagaatatatatagatatttataccaagttcgcctttgtgagtgccaggccatactaagtgtgtaccgagtcatatactataggcctgtcattggcccactgttgaacttcaaattgtgtggctgtgaaaacaataagttgtgcatatgtaaaagtggggtgaaatggaatccttataacatgtactttcagaatatatatagatatgtataccaagttcgcctttgtaggtaccaggccatacaaactctgtaccgagtcatatactatgtctaccattgacatacactgttgaacttcaaattgtgtggctgtgaaaacaataagttgtgcatatgtaaaaggggggtgaaatggaatccttataacatgtactttcagaatatatatagatgtttataccaaattcgcctttgtgagtaccaggccataccaagtgtgtaccgagtcatatactataggcctgtcattggtacactgctgaacttcaaattgtgtggctgtgaaaacaataagttgtgcatatgtaaaaggggggtgaaatggaatccttataacatgtactttcagaatatatatagatgtttataccaaattcgcctttgtgagtaccaggccatactaagtgtgtaccaagtcaaatactatgtctgccattgacatacactgttgaacttcaaattgtgtggctgtgaaaacaataagttgtgcatatgtaaaaggggggtgaaatgaaatcattataacatgtactttcagaatatatatagatgtttataccaaattcgcctttgtaggtaccaggccatactaagtgtgtaccgagtcatatactatgtctgccattgacatacactgttgaacttcaaattgtgtggctgtgaaaacaataagttgtgcatatgtaaaagtggggtgaaatggaatccttataacatgtactttcagaatatatatagatatgtataccaaattcgcctttgtaggtaccaggccatactaagtgtgtaccgagtcatatactatgtctgccattgacatacactgttgaacttcaaattgtgtggctgtgaaaacaataagttgtgcatatgtaaaagtggggtgaaatggaatccttataacatgtactttcagaatatatatagatatgtataccaagttcgcctttgtaggtaccaggccatacaaactctgtaccgagtcatatactatgtctaccattgacatacactgttgaacttcaaattgtgtggctgtgaaaacaataagttgtgcatatgtaaaaggggggtgaaatggaatccttataacatgtactttcagaatatatatagatgtttataccaaattcgcctttgtgagtaccaggccataccaagtgtgtaccgagtcatatactataggcctgtcattggtacactgctgaacttcaaattgtgtggctgtgaaaacaataagttgtgcatatgtaaaaggggggtgaaatggaatccttataacatgtactttcagaatatatatagatgtttataccaaattcgcctttgtaggtaccaggccatactaagtgtgtaccaagtcaaatactatgtctgccattgacatacactgttgaacttcaaattgtgtggctgtgaaaacaataagttgtgcatatgtaaaaggggggtgaccacaccagtacacacacctctgtccacACCACggtccaccccaacacacacaccactggccacaccactggccacaccactgtccaccctaacacacacaccactggccacaccactgtccacaccactgaccacctcagcacacacacctctgtccactccactgaccacaccagcacacacacctctgtccacaccactgtccaccccaacacacacaccactggccacaccatcacacacaccactggtcacaccactggccacaccactgtccaccccaacacacacaccactgtccacaccatcacacacaccactggtcaCACCACTGGCCACACATCtgtccacaccaacacacacaccactgaccacaccactgtccacaccactgaccacctcagcacacacacctctgtccactccactgaccacaccagcacacacacctctgtccacaccactgtccaccccaacacacacaccactggccacaccatcacacacaccactggtcacaccactggccacaccactgtccaccccaacacacacaccactgtccacaccatcacacacaccactggtcacaccactgaccacaccagcacacacacctctgtccacaccactgtccaccccaacacacacaccactggccacaccactgtccaccctaacacacacaccactggccacaccactgtccacaccactgaccacctcagcacacacacctctgtccaccccaacacacacaccactggccacaccatcacacacaccactgtccacaccactgtccaccccaacacatacaccactgaccacaccatcacacacaccactgtccacaccacaggattccatttcaccccacttttacatatgcacaacttattgttttcacagccacacaatttgaagttcaacagtgggccgatgacaggcctatagtatatgactcggtacacacttagtatggcctggtacctacaaaggcgaatttggtataaacatctatatatattctgaaagtacatgttataaggattccatttcaccccccttttacatatgcacaacttattgttttcacagccacacaatttgaagttcaacagtgtatgtcaatggtagacatagtatatgactcggtacagagtttgtatggcctggtacctacaaaggcgaacttggtatacatatctatatatattctgaaagtacatgttataaggattccatttcaccccacttttacatatgcacaacttattgttttcacagccacacaatttgaagttcaacagtgtatgtcaatggcagacatagtatatgactcggtacacacttagtatggcctggtacctacaaaggcgaatttggtataaacatctatatatattctgaaagtacatgttataatgatttcatttcaccccccttttacatatgcacaacttattgttttcacagccacacaatttgaagttcaacagtgtatgtcaatggcagacatagtatatgactcggtacacacttagtatggcctggtacctacaaaggcgaacttggtatacatatctataaatattctgaaagtacatgttataaggattccatttcaccccccttttacatatgcacaacttattgttttcacagccacacaatttgaagttcaacagtgtatgtcaatggtagacatagtatatgactcggtacagagtttgtatggcctggtacctacaaaggcgaacttggtatacatatctatatatattctgaaagtacatgttataaggattccatttcaccccacttttacatatgcacaacttattgttttcacagccacacaatttgaagttcaacagtgtatgtcaatggcagacatagtatatgactcggtacacacttagtatggcctggtacctacaaaggcgaatttggtataaacatctatatatattctgaaagtacatgttataatgatttcatttgaccccacttttacatatgcacaacttattgttttcacagccacacaatttgaagttcaacagtgtatgtcaatgacaGGCCtaaagtatatgactcggtacagagttagtatggcctggtacctacaaaggcgaacttggtataaatatctatatgtattctgaaagtacatgttataatgatttcatttcaccccacttttacatatgcacaacttattgttttcacagccacacaatttgaagttcaacagtgtatgtcaatggcagacatagtatatgacttgatacagagttagtatggccttgtacctacaaaggcgaatttggtatagATATctttatatattctgaaagtacatgttataaggatttaATTTCACTCcctttttacatatgcacaacttattgttttcacagccacacaatttgaagttcaacagtgtgtgtcaatagaAGGCCTAGTGACTTGGTATTGCCTggtactacaaaggcgaacttggtataaatatctatgtgTATTCTGAAAGTATATGTTATAAGGAGTCCATTTTACCCCCTTTtaaatatgcacaacttattgtttccaTAGCCACACAATTTAAAGTTCAATAGTATTGTGTATAGTATGACAGGCCtagggtaggctatatgagtccgtatagagttagtatggcaTATACCTATAAAGACGAATTTGGCATAAATatctattctgaaagtacaagGAGTCCATTTTAGCCTACCACCCTAAGTTTGAACTAAGTGTTATTTGATAATAGTGTTATTTTAGGTCTTGTTAATGAAAAAGGTAATCCTTCCACAATTATATTAATGCAAAGTATAATTGTATAAAAACATTAACTTTAAATCGATGTATAGTACATTATTATCCCCTTTttctatgtttgtttttgttcccctctcttttaatagtagcctacatcaggaGATGGAGACGTTTGTCCAGAGAATGTCcttagacgggctctggtttgtCTTGCCTTGCATTGAGAAAGGTGTTGCGTGAGATCACTTCCGTTCAATTACAAGGATGTTAGCAAGACAATTCTGCTACAATTACAACATTTGCACATGCATTTACATAGGCTAAGTTTCAGCAACATGTTTACATTTCGTGTAAACCTTTGAAAAATACTCTGAAAACCGAATTTTAACCTACTTTATCTGATCGTTCATCTGTACCTTTATTTTGACGCTTTTCGCCGCCATATTGCCCGCTATTGTCGCGTACTGTCGCTTACTGTCGCTAGCTCCACGGAACTGAACGTCTTTAGTTCACGATCTATCTCTCATGATGACTACAACACGGAACAAACAAGTCATCGGTCTCTGACGGAACATAAACATAGACGTACCTGCTCTTTACTATCaaaccagtagatggcagtatatgtcACGTTATTGTGATGCTACATTGCTACACCCAACGAAGAAGAAGGTTTTCAGCGTAAAATGTCGTTTTAACAGGTGAGAAACACAGTTATTATGCCAGCAGGTATCGATTGGTTTTGGAATTCAATTTGTTACCACATGAGAAAAATCCGTGGTAGTCTATCTTTGAACCGTCTGAGTAAACCTACATCTTAGAGGCTCTGCGAGGTCTGCTAGCCTACAAAACGTCTGGCCAGTAAACAAAGCAGCTTTTCTAGCTAGCAACCGTATGCTATAGACTCGTAGTAACGTAGTTATTGCTGCCGTTAACCCTTGTGTTGTGATTGGAATGTATCGCCCTTGTCTAAATAATTACTTCCCTTTATACATTATCAATTCATTCGCCACTatctgtatttttttgttttccagAGGACTGTAACAGTGAAAGGCAGACATTGCTTGTACTGACTAACATACACAGTTAAATGTGTCGGGGTATTTTTTATACTTTTCCTGAAACAGCTTccattcaatttttttttctatgaAAGAAGACCATACATACACATTTCCTTGGAAATCTCAACTGTTGCTTGAGGCGGACGTCAATTCAAGAGTATAAGACTGCCCTCACAGAAAAACAGAGAAATTCTCTTTGGTCTATGTAGGAGTACTACTCTTTCGGCTGGTAAGTTCCAAGGTTCATACCCCCCGTCCATTTTTGATTATTCCGGTTTCTCTCTCCGATAGGTAACATGGATGTTTGTTGAAACAAATTCCGTTTTGTCTGAAACACAACTCTCAAGCTTATCAGCTGGCACtctcacctcaacacacactcactgttttTCTTATggcctccctttctttctctccctctctcctcaggtGCTGATGGAGTTCCCAGAGCACAGTCAGCAGCTCCTGGCGAGCCTGCGCTCCCAGCAGCGGCAAGGCTTCCTCTGTGACTGTCTAGTGCAGGTTGGTCCTTTGCGCTTCCAAGCCCACCGTGCCGTACTGGCCTCCTGCTCCCCGTTCTTCCACATGTTTTACTCTGAACACCCACTGGGCACCAGTGGCAGCTCCTCAGGGGCCCGAAGGGAAACAGTCGTCACCATCAACGGTCAGATCGTCACCCCGGCGGCCTTTGGGCTGCTACTGGATTTCATGTATGAGGGGGTGCTGAAGCTTGCCGCCCACCCACCCCCGGAGGACGTACTGGCGGCGGCCAGCTTTCTGCACATGAACGACGTGGTGCAGGTGTGCAAGAAGAGACTGCAGGGCCGTGGCCTGGCTGAAGCGGACAGCACCAGGGCTGAGGAGGTGGACGCGAAAGCTGCGTTTAAAGGACCTACAAGCGTAGTCACTGTCAGCTCTAGAGGTACTGTCGCCAGTGTGGGGACTAGTGGAAGTAGGGCACAGGATGGTTCGCCTGGAGGGTCTTCCAAGGTGGTAGCAGTAACAATGTCTGGACAAACGCCGGTGAGGTCACCTTACCACCAGTTTTCCTCTTTAAAGGCGGACACTCGGACGGTTAATGTTCACAACATTCAGGACGACAGCAGCAGTGGGACGGGCAGTCCAGATTTAGCGGACACCACCCAGCCAGGCATGGACTCTTTCCCTGCAGTAGGGGAATTTGGTGCAGTCTCAGGCAGAAGAAAAGTACCAGTACGGACAGGAAATCAGGAGTCTGCTCTCTCTAGTCCCTGCAGCACCACTGAAATATACTGCGGAACCAATAGTACCCTATCCTCCTCGTCTCTACAGCAACCTCATCAACCCCTCAACAGCACAGAGAACCAGCCCGTCGGGTCAGCAGTGGTCACCGTGGCTCATGCCGGAGATGGCGGCAGACTCAGCCCTGTGCAAGACGGACACTCGGAGAGCAGCTCTGGTTCAGCACGTCGCTCGAGCCAGGGAGCTCCAGCCCTCGCTACACCTCCCCTGAAGAGTCCAGGCCTGGGCAGCGGCAACGGCACGTCCCCTCCTCACCGCCCAGAGGATCGGGCGGAACCGGAGCCGAGGCAGGATTtcgtgagggtgagggtgggcAGCGCAAGCGCCCGGCCTCCGTCTCCGGAGAGGCGACgggaatcggatgaggacgggGTGAAGGTGAAGGTGGAGGCCATCGTGATTTCAGACGAAGAGTTGGAGGAAGCGGAAGGGGCGCGCGAGCGGAGTGGCACTGGAGCTCCGGAACTGTCCAGGGAGGCCATGCATTTTGACGACAGCAATCCTGACATGGAAGAATTGGCCGGGACTCACTTCATGGTCTCCAACCCTCTGGCGCACATCTCTGAGCACCAGGagcctctctccttccccatgTCGCCACAGGGTCATAGTGCTTCCTCCTCAGACCCTGCGAGTTTTCCCGGCTCTCTCTTCCCGCATGGGTCCCATCACTCTGAGCACCAGGGTGTCTACTTCGAGGAATTCCAAGACTCCCTCGGGAATTATGTGGAGGACGTGCCGACGTGCAGTACGTGCGGAAAGACCTTCTCCTGTGCTTACACGCTCCGGAGGCACGCCATCGTCCACACGCGAGAGCGGCCCTTTGAGTGTCGCTACTGCTATCGTAGTTATACGCAGTCAGGCGATTTGTATCGGCATATTAGAAAGGCGCATGATCATGACTTGCCAGCAAAACGCCAGCGGGGGGAGAACGACCCCGGGGGAGATGATCTGACCCAGCCTCCACCGCAGACGTAACGTCTACCAAATCACTGCACAGCTGTCCACAAGACATAGACACAATGGATCCCTTaatgttcatgtgtgtctgttttatcTTCAGATGAAATGTAGTTCAAACTCTTTATTATGGTGTCACAAAGCAGCCTTGCTCACATCAACAGTAGGTGTGTTTTTAGTGTATTTGACTTGCACCCCATTAAACAATGACCTGAAAGCGGAGAATCAAGGAAGAGAAGGTCAACTTAAAACAGAAGTATGGGGAACTAGAGATGTGAAACAAAAAAGTAGGATGTGTTTGGAGAATTTTAGGATTTGAATTTGAATGGCTGCTTACATTCATGGTCTGTTT belongs to Alosa sapidissima isolate fAloSap1 chromosome 20, fAloSap1.pri, whole genome shotgun sequence and includes:
- the zbtb3 gene encoding zinc finger and BTB domain-containing protein 18: MEFPEHSQQLLASLRSQQRQGFLCDCLVQVGPLRFQAHRAVLASCSPFFHMFYSEHPLGTSGSSSGARRETVVTINGQIVTPAAFGLLLDFMYEGVLKLAAHPPPEDVLAAASFLHMNDVVQVCKKRLQGRGLAEADSTRAEEVDAKAAFKGPTSVVTVSSRGTVASVGTSGSRAQDGSPGGSSKVVAVTMSGQTPVRSPYHQFSSLKADTRTVNVHNIQDDSSSGTGSPDLADTTQPGMDSFPAVGEFGAVSGRRKVPVRTGNQESALSSPCSTTEIYCGTNSTLSSSSLQQPHQPLNSTENQPVGSAVVTVAHAGDGGRLSPVQDGHSESSSGSARRSSQGAPALATPPLKSPGLGSGNGTSPPHRPEDRAEPEPRQDFVRVRVGSASARPPSPERRRESDEDGVKVKVEAIVISDEELEEAEGARERSGTGAPELSREAMHFDDSNPDMEELAGTHFMVSNPLAHISEHQEPLSFPMSPQGHSASSSDPASFPGSLFPHGSHHSEHQGVYFEEFQDSLGNYVEDVPTCSTCGKTFSCAYTLRRHAIVHTRERPFECRYCYRSYTQSGDLYRHIRKAHDHDLPAKRQRGENDPGGDDLTQPPPQT
- the trpt1 gene encoding tRNA 2'-phosphotransferase 1 isoform X2, encoding MDMQSSGKGGRGRRSGNRGREDTPDVRLSKSMTYALRHGASKMGLHMNSDGFVFVDDLISHPQFRSFSLEDVERVVANNDKQRFKLRRHPENGRLQIRANQGHSVQVADLELRAVHPEAQDFPQEGIHGSYLKHWPSIRNQGLSRMGRTHIHLAPGLPGEQGVISGMRKNCELAIYIDVPKAISGKNNG
- the trpt1 gene encoding tRNA 2'-phosphotransferase 1 isoform X1, whose translation is MDMQSSGKGGRGRRSGNRGREDTPDVRLSKSMTYALRHGASKMGLHMNSDGFVFVDDLISHPQFRSFSLEDVERVVANNDKQRFKLRRHPENGRLQIRANQGHSVQVADLELRAVHPEAQDFPQEGIHGSYLKHWPSIRNQGLSRMGRTHIHLAPGLPGEQGVISGMRKNCELAIYIDVPKAISDGIPFFWSENGVLLTPGDSEGKLAPCYFRRAVQLKPSQCELQLE